A section of the Microbulbifer pacificus genome encodes:
- a CDS encoding TldD/PmbA family protein produces the protein MAILSRSEAKQILDKVLKYSKAEGASAQLTGAETGNIRYARNSVSTSGIVNDIELAVEARFGKKSGIATINEFSDASLEKVMRRAEELAKLSPDNPESMPLLGEQKYLAVDGFSKVTANITPDQRAKAAADSIMAAKKKDVVAAGYLEDARSFAAVANTNGLFGYHASTSANFTVTMRTENGLGSGWAQADVTDFGNMNTASSSGIAIDKAVLSQEARALEPGKYTVIMEPSAVSGLVAFMMGSLDARSADEGRSFLSKKGGGNRIGEKMFDKRVHLYSDPSNTDVPVQPWSDDDYMALERIDWVKDGVVKNLPCTRYWATQSKGTAIPAPNNLIMVGGDKSTEELIKNTRRGVLVTRTWYIRMVDPQSLLLTGLTRDGTFFIENGKIKYPIKNFRFNESPVIMLNNIEDMGRPERVSMWGGPAMIPALKVRDFTFSSLSDAV, from the coding sequence ATGGCTATTTTATCCAGAAGTGAAGCCAAGCAGATTCTCGACAAGGTCCTGAAATACAGCAAGGCGGAAGGTGCGAGCGCACAACTTACCGGCGCCGAGACCGGCAATATTCGCTATGCGCGCAATAGTGTTTCCACCAGCGGCATCGTCAACGATATCGAACTGGCGGTGGAAGCGCGTTTCGGCAAAAAATCCGGCATCGCCACCATCAACGAATTCAGTGATGCGTCACTGGAAAAAGTCATGCGCCGCGCAGAAGAGCTGGCGAAACTTTCGCCTGACAACCCCGAGTCCATGCCGCTGCTGGGTGAGCAGAAATATCTCGCGGTAGACGGCTTCTCCAAGGTGACCGCCAATATTACTCCCGATCAGCGCGCCAAGGCGGCGGCCGACTCCATTATGGCGGCGAAGAAAAAAGACGTGGTGGCTGCAGGCTACCTGGAAGATGCGCGCTCCTTCGCCGCGGTGGCCAACACCAATGGCCTGTTCGGTTACCACGCGTCCACTTCCGCCAATTTCACCGTCACCATGCGCACCGAAAATGGCCTGGGTTCCGGCTGGGCGCAGGCCGACGTGACCGATTTCGGCAACATGAATACCGCCTCCAGCTCCGGTATCGCCATCGACAAGGCCGTGCTTTCCCAGGAAGCACGCGCACTGGAGCCCGGCAAGTACACCGTGATCATGGAGCCGAGCGCCGTGTCTGGCCTGGTGGCGTTTATGATGGGCAGTCTCGATGCGCGCAGCGCCGACGAAGGCCGCAGCTTCCTCAGCAAGAAAGGCGGCGGCAACCGCATCGGCGAGAAGATGTTCGACAAGCGCGTGCACCTGTACTCCGACCCGTCAAACACCGATGTACCGGTACAGCCCTGGTCCGATGACGACTACATGGCGCTCGAGCGTATCGACTGGGTAAAAGACGGCGTGGTGAAAAACCTGCCCTGTACCCGCTACTGGGCGACCCAGTCCAAGGGCACCGCCATTCCCGCGCCCAACAACCTGATCATGGTTGGCGGCGACAAGTCCACCGAAGAACTGATCAAGAATACCCGTCGCGGCGTGCTGGTAACCCGCACATGGTATATCCGCATGGTGGATCCGCAATCCCTGCTGCTGACCGGCCTGACCCGCGACGGAACCTTCTTTATCGAGAACGGCAAGATCAAGTACCCAATCAAGAACTTCCGCTTCAACGAGAGCCCGGTGATCATGCTCAACAATATTGAAGACATGGGGCGCCCGGAGCGCGTGAGCATGTGGGGTGGCCCGGCGATGATTCCCGCACTGAAAGTGCGCGACTTCACCTTCAGCAGCCTGTCTGACGCCGTTTAA
- a CDS encoding BatA domain-containing protein yields the protein MPVSETLLLQIPSWLWLLCALAVPLLIHLLRQSNPQEITFAAVHWLQQRRQRRWKQWFVRDKLLLLLRLLLLTLLVLALAQPLLLRNTQPSAQRLLVDPEVTPAYLQQFLADHPQIREGYWLQPSPQPVTESRPAARDLWLTLSQLADASEFRRAHILLARENNASGHDSFRYSPHWQWHAANSGNGADTPALPRIAVLGGEPAWLQPLIQQLAGSTLPQLVLQRLPADATPVVGDIDWLIYDTPGPLPQRIAEFLRAGGLLISDARVTADSTFRFIDIDAQTGLETAPVGRGSWLRYRRDWHSAAFSHDANLPQRLWQQWSTQDWQWQHASRGRWSMDALPGTELADEQVIHSQRQPLQQALIFAFALLLLLERSLALWRRPATTGGDKR from the coding sequence ATGCCCGTGAGCGAAACCTTGTTGCTGCAGATTCCCTCCTGGCTGTGGTTGCTGTGCGCCCTCGCCGTGCCACTGCTTATTCATTTGCTGCGCCAAAGCAACCCGCAGGAAATCACCTTTGCGGCCGTGCACTGGCTGCAGCAGCGGCGCCAGCGCCGCTGGAAGCAGTGGTTTGTACGCGACAAGCTTTTGCTGCTGTTGCGCCTGCTACTGCTCACCCTGCTGGTTCTCGCGCTGGCGCAGCCACTGTTGCTGCGGAATACACAGCCTTCGGCACAACGGTTATTGGTGGACCCCGAAGTAACCCCGGCGTATCTGCAGCAGTTTCTCGCCGATCACCCGCAGATTCGTGAGGGCTACTGGTTGCAGCCATCGCCGCAGCCTGTGACCGAGTCGCGCCCTGCCGCCCGTGATCTCTGGCTGACACTGTCTCAGCTGGCGGATGCCAGCGAGTTTCGGCGCGCGCATATCCTGCTGGCGCGAGAAAACAATGCCAGCGGCCACGATAGCTTCCGCTACAGCCCGCACTGGCAATGGCACGCCGCCAATAGCGGGAATGGTGCGGACACACCAGCGCTGCCGCGTATCGCAGTGCTCGGCGGTGAGCCAGCCTGGCTGCAACCGCTGATACAACAACTGGCGGGATCCACACTGCCGCAACTTGTGCTGCAGCGGCTGCCGGCCGATGCAACTCCGGTTGTTGGCGATATCGACTGGCTGATCTACGACACACCCGGCCCCTTGCCGCAGCGGATTGCAGAATTCCTGCGCGCGGGCGGGCTGCTGATTTCCGATGCGCGGGTAACCGCGGACAGCACATTCCGTTTTATCGATATTGATGCGCAAACAGGGCTGGAAACGGCGCCCGTCGGCCGCGGCAGCTGGCTGCGCTACCGGCGCGACTGGCACAGTGCGGCGTTTTCCCATGATGCGAATTTGCCGCAACGACTGTGGCAGCAGTGGTCCACCCAGGACTGGCAGTGGCAGCACGCCAGCCGTGGCCGGTGGTCGATGGATGCGCTGCCGGGAACCGAGCTTGCGGACGAGCAGGTAATACACAGCCAACGCCAGCCTCTGCAACAGGCTCTGATATTTGCCTTTGCGCTGCTGTTGCTGCTGGAGCGCTCGCTGGCGCTGTGGCGACGTCCCGCGACGACCGGAGGTGATAAACGGTGA
- a CDS encoding TldD/PmbA family protein has product MKRRNFLKIAGVGTSGILLPVYGAQVSAAQLAGNAIDVGHKKTLADVALNTARKAGATYTDVRIGRYLNQFVLTRETNVENIVNTESLGAGIRVIANGTWGFAATNDLSADGIARAARQAVAVARANSKYQTEPVQLAPVKGVGEVSWQTPIQKNAIDVPISEKVDFLMEVNNGALKAGASFINSSLYLVNEQKYFASSDGSYIDQDIHRLWAPMQVTVVDKDSGVFKTRNGLSDPVGRGYEYLEGREEDKIHGQTTLYKNSYDMAEDAVLAAEQARAKLTAKSIEPGKYDLVLEPSHLMLTIHESVGHPLELDRVLGYEANYAGTSFATLDKWRSGKFNYGSDKVNLFADKVQPGSLGAVGYDDEGVKTKRWDLVKDGVLVNYQATRDQVHMIDQKESHGCCYADSWSSVQFQRMANVSLAPGEEKYSAKEMIKDVEKGIYILGRGSYSIDQQRYNFQFGGQLFYEIKDGEIVGQVEDVAYQSNTQEFWNSCSAICDSSDYRLGGTFFDGKGQPSQVSAVSHGCSTTRFDKINVINTKRKIG; this is encoded by the coding sequence ATGAAGAGAAGAAATTTCCTCAAGATCGCCGGTGTCGGAACCAGCGGCATACTGCTGCCGGTCTATGGCGCACAGGTTTCCGCGGCCCAGCTCGCGGGAAACGCGATCGATGTCGGCCATAAGAAAACACTCGCCGATGTTGCTCTGAATACCGCCCGCAAGGCCGGCGCCACCTACACCGATGTACGCATTGGCCGCTACCTGAATCAATTCGTGCTCACCCGCGAGACCAATGTCGAAAATATCGTCAACACGGAATCGTTGGGCGCCGGCATCCGTGTCATTGCCAACGGTACCTGGGGCTTTGCCGCAACCAACGACCTGAGCGCGGACGGCATCGCCAGGGCGGCGCGTCAGGCAGTGGCCGTGGCCAGGGCCAACTCGAAATACCAGACCGAACCGGTGCAGCTGGCTCCCGTAAAAGGTGTTGGCGAGGTTTCCTGGCAGACGCCGATTCAGAAAAATGCGATTGACGTGCCCATCAGCGAGAAAGTCGACTTCCTGATGGAAGTCAACAACGGCGCACTGAAGGCCGGCGCCAGCTTCATCAACTCGTCTCTCTATCTGGTGAACGAACAGAAGTACTTCGCCTCTTCCGATGGCTCCTACATTGACCAGGATATACACCGTCTGTGGGCACCGATGCAGGTGACGGTGGTCGACAAGGACAGTGGCGTGTTCAAAACCCGCAACGGTCTGAGTGATCCAGTCGGACGCGGTTACGAGTATCTGGAGGGCCGCGAGGAAGACAAGATCCACGGCCAGACCACGCTGTACAAAAACTCCTACGACATGGCGGAGGACGCCGTGCTCGCCGCCGAGCAGGCCCGTGCCAAGCTCACCGCCAAATCCATTGAACCCGGCAAGTACGATCTGGTACTCGAGCCCTCCCACCTGATGCTGACCATCCACGAGTCCGTGGGCCACCCGCTGGAACTCGACCGCGTGCTCGGCTACGAGGCGAACTATGCGGGCACGTCATTTGCAACGCTGGATAAGTGGCGCAGTGGCAAATTCAACTACGGCAGCGACAAGGTGAACTTGTTTGCCGACAAGGTTCAGCCGGGCTCCCTCGGGGCCGTCGGTTACGACGACGAGGGTGTGAAAACCAAGCGCTGGGATCTGGTCAAGGACGGCGTCCTGGTGAACTACCAGGCCACCCGCGACCAGGTGCACATGATCGACCAGAAGGAATCCCACGGTTGCTGCTATGCCGATAGCTGGTCAAGCGTGCAGTTCCAGCGCATGGCGAACGTGTCCCTGGCCCCCGGCGAAGAAAAATACAGCGCAAAAGAAATGATCAAGGATGTAGAAAAAGGTATCTACATTCTCGGTCGCGGTTCCTATTCCATCGACCAGCAGCGCTACAACTTCCAGTTCGGCGGCCAGCTGTTCTATGAGATCAAGGACGGGGAGATCGTTGGCCAGGTGGAAGATGTCGCCTATCAGTCCAACACGCAAGAGTTCTGGAATTCCTGTAGTGCCATCTGCGACAGCAGCGATTACCGCCTCGGCGGCACCTTCTTTGATGGCAAGGGGCAACCGAGCCAGGTGAGCGCCGTATCCCACGGCTGTTCCACCACACGGTTCGACAAAATCAATGTAATCAACACCAAGCGCAAGATCGGCTAA
- a CDS encoding AAA family ATPase → MYTVDTIENRIEEQQRALETLRGEIGKVIVGQQDVVEQMLVCLLARGHVLLEGVPGLGKTLLVKILADASSLAFKRVQFTPDLMPGDILGSEILEEDHTTGKRFFKFQPGPIFTNILLADEINRTPPKTQAALLESMQEYSVTVAGETMALPKPYFVLATQNPIEQAGTYPLPEAQLDRFLLNIHIDYPDEQDEVAILRATTGAFGEKPSPCLDATQLLEMQALVREVSVSDSLYEYVAQLVRATRAQNREDNLGKWIKWGAGPRAGQALILAAKARAFLHRRLAVTRADIQALLLPVLRHRILLSFHAQADGITVQQVLQELLKTVPEPGRD, encoded by the coding sequence ATGTACACAGTAGACACCATTGAGAACCGAATCGAAGAGCAGCAGCGCGCGCTGGAAACACTGCGCGGGGAAATCGGCAAGGTCATTGTCGGCCAGCAGGATGTGGTGGAGCAGATGCTGGTGTGCCTGCTGGCGCGCGGCCACGTATTGCTGGAGGGCGTACCGGGCCTCGGCAAAACGCTGCTGGTGAAGATCCTGGCGGACGCATCGAGCCTGGCGTTCAAGCGAGTGCAGTTCACCCCGGACCTGATGCCGGGAGACATTCTCGGCAGCGAGATCCTCGAAGAAGACCACACCACCGGCAAACGCTTTTTCAAATTCCAGCCCGGCCCGATTTTCACCAACATTCTGCTGGCGGACGAAATTAACCGCACACCGCCGAAAACCCAGGCCGCACTGCTGGAATCGATGCAGGAGTATTCCGTCACGGTTGCCGGCGAAACCATGGCCCTGCCGAAACCCTACTTCGTGCTGGCAACCCAGAACCCCATCGAACAGGCGGGCACCTATCCACTGCCGGAAGCGCAGCTGGACCGCTTCCTGCTGAATATCCATATTGACTATCCGGATGAACAGGACGAGGTCGCCATCCTGCGTGCGACCACCGGGGCCTTCGGGGAAAAGCCGTCGCCCTGTCTCGACGCCACGCAACTGCTGGAAATGCAGGCGCTGGTGCGCGAGGTCTCCGTCAGCGACAGCCTGTATGAGTATGTGGCGCAACTGGTGCGCGCCACGCGCGCTCAGAACCGGGAAGACAACCTCGGCAAATGGATCAAGTGGGGCGCCGGCCCCCGCGCCGGGCAGGCGCTGATTCTCGCCGCCAAGGCGCGCGCCTTCCTGCACCGCCGCCTCGCCGTTACCCGCGCGGATATCCAGGCGCTGCTGCTGCCGGTACTGCGCCACCGCATCCTGCTGAGCTTCCACGCCCAGGCCGACGGCATCACCGTGCAGCAGGTGCTGCAGGAGTTGCTGAAGACCGTGCCGGAACCCGGTAGGGACTGA
- a CDS encoding TldD/PmbA family protein gives MDRRKFLQLSGAGIGASMLPLSGNVIAESKLTQSGMDVAVKKELADAALNTATKLGASYADVRIGRYLNQYVVTREMKVQNVVNTESIGMGVRVIANGTWGFSATNDMTSDGIARATAQAVATAKANSKYQQEPVQLAPVKGHGEVSWKTPIQKNAMQIPLAEKVDLLMEVNKAALDAGASFVNSMLYLVNEQKYFASTDGSYIDQDVHRLWSPFRVTAVDKKDGGFRTREGLGMPVGRGFEYLDGRAEDKVQSQTVLYGNSYDMVEDARLAAEQAQEKLSAKSVTPGKYDLVLDPSHLWLTIHESVGHPLELDRVLGYEANFAGTSFATIDKWKSGKFKYGSDKVNLFADKVQEGSLGAVGYDDEGVQTGSWDLVKNGVLTNYQAIRDQVHMLDQKASHGCCYADSWSSVQFQRMANVSLLPGEEELSLDDMIKDVEKGIYIVGDGSFSIDQQRYNFQFGGQLFYEIENGKITGMLEDVAYQSNTQEFWNSCSQICDKRDYRLGGSFFDGKGQPSQVSAVSHGSATTRFDGVNVINTKRKLG, from the coding sequence ATGGATCGTAGAAAGTTTCTGCAGTTGAGCGGCGCCGGTATCGGTGCCTCTATGCTGCCCCTCTCCGGCAACGTGATTGCCGAAAGCAAGCTGACCCAGAGCGGTATGGATGTCGCGGTGAAAAAAGAGCTGGCGGATGCCGCTCTGAATACCGCCACCAAGCTCGGTGCGTCCTATGCGGATGTGCGTATTGGTCGCTACCTGAACCAGTATGTGGTCACCCGCGAGATGAAAGTACAGAACGTGGTGAACACCGAATCCATCGGTATGGGTGTGCGTGTGATCGCCAACGGCACCTGGGGTTTCTCCGCGACCAATGACATGACCAGCGATGGTATCGCCCGCGCTACCGCGCAGGCCGTTGCCACCGCCAAGGCCAACTCCAAGTACCAGCAGGAGCCGGTGCAGCTGGCGCCGGTGAAAGGCCACGGCGAAGTCAGCTGGAAAACACCGATTCAGAAAAATGCCATGCAGATCCCGCTGGCGGAAAAAGTGGATCTGCTGATGGAGGTGAACAAGGCCGCACTGGATGCCGGTGCCAGCTTCGTCAATTCCATGCTGTATCTGGTGAACGAGCAGAAATATTTTGCCTCCACCGATGGCTCCTACATCGACCAGGACGTACACCGCCTGTGGTCCCCGTTCCGGGTTACCGCAGTGGACAAGAAAGACGGCGGTTTCCGTACCCGCGAGGGCCTGGGTATGCCGGTGGGCCGCGGCTTTGAATATCTGGATGGTCGCGCCGAGGACAAGGTGCAGTCACAGACCGTGCTGTACGGCAACTCCTACGATATGGTGGAAGACGCGCGCCTGGCGGCCGAGCAGGCCCAGGAAAAGCTCTCTGCGAAGTCGGTCACACCCGGCAAATATGATCTGGTGCTGGACCCATCGCACCTGTGGCTCACGATCCACGAATCCGTCGGCCACCCGCTGGAACTCGACCGCGTACTCGGTTACGAAGCCAACTTTGCCGGTACTTCCTTTGCCACCATCGACAAGTGGAAAAGTGGCAAATTCAAATACGGCAGCGACAAGGTCAACCTGTTTGCCGACAAGGTACAGGAAGGCTCGCTCGGCGCCGTCGGCTACGATGACGAAGGCGTACAGACCGGCAGTTGGGACCTGGTAAAAAACGGTGTGCTCACCAACTACCAGGCAATCCGCGACCAGGTACATATGCTCGACCAGAAGGCGTCGCACGGCTGTTGCTATGCGGACAGCTGGTCCAGCGTGCAGTTCCAGCGCATGGCCAACGTCTCGCTGCTGCCGGGCGAGGAAGAACTGAGCCTCGACGACATGATCAAGGATGTGGAAAAAGGCATCTATATCGTGGGCGACGGCTCCTTCTCCATCGACCAGCAGCGCTACAACTTCCAGTTCGGCGGCCAGCTGTTCTACGAAATCGAGAACGGTAAAATCACCGGCATGCTGGAAGACGTCGCCTACCAGTCCAACACACAGGAGTTCTGGAATTCCTGTTCGCAGATCTGTGACAAGCGCGACTACCGCCTGGGCGGCTCCTTCTTCGACGGCAAGGGCCAGCCGTCGCAGGTGAGTGCCGTTTCCCACGGCAGTGCCACCACGCGCTTTGACGGTGTGAATGTGATCAACACCAAGCGCAAGCTCGGCTAA
- a CDS encoding ferredoxin--NADP reductase, which yields MSNLNKETVLEVHHWNDTLFSFKTSRDPAFRFENGHFTMIGLEQSNGRPLLRAYSIASANYEDELEFFSIKVPDGPLTSQLQKIQPGDEIYVGRKPTGTLVADHLLPGKRLWLLSTGTGLAPFMSIIRDPSVYERFDQVILTHGVRYKSELAYQDYIEKELPEHEFFGEMVQQGLLYYPTVTREAYRNNGRLTDLMLSGKLFSDLGLPKPNVEEDRFMLCGSPSMLKDLTKILDDWGFKETRAGVPREYVIERAFVEK from the coding sequence ATGTCTAATTTGAATAAGGAGACGGTGCTCGAAGTCCATCACTGGAACGACACCCTATTCAGTTTCAAGACCAGCCGCGATCCCGCTTTCCGCTTCGAAAACGGCCACTTCACCATGATTGGCCTGGAGCAGTCCAACGGCCGCCCATTGCTGCGCGCCTACTCGATTGCCAGTGCCAACTACGAGGACGAGCTGGAGTTTTTCAGCATCAAGGTGCCGGACGGTCCACTGACGTCACAGCTGCAGAAAATCCAGCCCGGCGACGAGATCTATGTGGGGCGCAAGCCCACCGGCACCCTGGTGGCCGACCACCTGCTGCCGGGCAAGCGCTTGTGGCTGCTGTCCACCGGCACCGGTCTGGCGCCGTTCATGAGCATTATCCGCGACCCGAGTGTGTACGAACGCTTCGACCAGGTGATCCTGACCCACGGTGTGCGGTACAAGTCCGAGCTGGCCTATCAGGACTACATCGAAAAAGAGCTGCCGGAACACGAGTTTTTCGGCGAGATGGTCCAGCAGGGGCTGCTGTACTACCCCACTGTGACCCGCGAAGCCTACCGCAACAACGGTCGTCTCACCGACCTGATGCTGTCAGGCAAACTGTTCAGCGACCTGGGGCTGCCCAAGCCGAATGTGGAAGAGGACCGTTTCATGTTGTGCGGCTCCCCCTCCATGCTCAAGGATCTGACCAAGATCCTCGACGACTGGGGTTTCAAGGAAACCCGCGCGGGCGTGCCCCGCGAGTACGTGATCGAGCGCGCGTTTGTAGAGAAATAA
- a CDS encoding DUF4159 domain-containing protein, with product MSLTRKQFLQRLLLAGGGLALPGAVRAQSDTTPAYDFYFTRLMYESGDWDVDQRMPSNVLNSLIEYTNLNVDPNERIVPLADASMLLAPFCYLAGHKLVEFTAAEEKNFRDYVNRGGFVFVDDCNHDIDGLFAKSFEAQMTKLFGEGCLQKLPDDHDLYRCFFQFDELPVTSFELNGWGDDLVHDYLKAIVVNGRIAVLYSNKDFGCEWDYDYRNKRWLAIDNTKFAVNIVIYALTS from the coding sequence GTGTCACTCACCCGCAAACAATTTCTCCAGCGCCTGTTGCTGGCCGGTGGCGGCCTCGCATTGCCGGGTGCCGTGCGCGCGCAGAGTGACACAACACCGGCCTACGATTTTTATTTCACTCGCCTGATGTATGAATCCGGCGACTGGGATGTGGACCAGCGCATGCCATCGAATGTGCTGAACTCCCTGATCGAATACACCAACCTCAACGTCGACCCCAATGAACGCATCGTGCCCCTCGCCGATGCTTCCATGTTGCTGGCCCCTTTCTGCTACCTGGCCGGACACAAGCTGGTGGAATTTACCGCGGCAGAGGAAAAAAATTTTCGCGATTACGTGAACCGTGGCGGTTTCGTGTTCGTGGACGACTGCAATCACGATATCGACGGCCTGTTTGCCAAATCCTTTGAAGCGCAGATGACGAAACTGTTCGGCGAGGGCTGCCTGCAGAAGCTGCCGGACGACCACGATCTGTATCGCTGCTTTTTCCAGTTTGACGAATTGCCAGTGACCAGTTTCGAGCTGAACGGCTGGGGTGATGACCTGGTGCACGATTACCTCAAGGCCATCGTGGTCAATGGCCGTATCGCCGTGCTCTACAGCAACAAGGATTTCGGCTGCGAGTGGGACTACGACTACCGCAACAAGCGCTGGCTGGCCATCGACAACACCAAGTTCGCCGTCAACATTGTTATCTACGCACTTACAAGTTGA
- a CDS encoding DUF58 domain-containing protein, which yields MQLIDPLTLASTRDLVWLSRHIAEGMLLGMQHSQRRGAGIEFQQYRSYEPGDAIRYIDWKLFARSDRYFVREAEQESQMHVCIVLDTSASMAQPSFIEPQLTKLQYAKCWIATLCWLLKNQNDRFSLLALNDRGNRHVPEGQGEGHHRRIALELESLEAAGHWPDSTQLAPVWARFEQPCQVVLVSDFFERDANGNGNGEATGELSRFAARLHAAGRPCLPMQILVEAEQTFPFHGDLRIRDPEAPGITELGASQQRNEYLAAFASAQRQLAAHFAARECPLITTTVETPIEQSLRAFIGAHGRIG from the coding sequence GTGCAATTGATTGATCCGCTGACGCTGGCGAGTACCCGCGACCTGGTGTGGCTTTCGCGGCACATTGCCGAGGGCATGCTGCTGGGCATGCAACACAGCCAGCGCCGCGGTGCCGGTATCGAGTTCCAGCAGTACCGCAGTTACGAGCCCGGCGATGCCATCCGGTACATAGACTGGAAGCTGTTTGCGCGCTCCGACCGCTATTTTGTGCGCGAGGCGGAACAGGAGAGTCAGATGCATGTGTGCATCGTGCTCGATACCAGCGCGTCGATGGCGCAACCGAGCTTCATCGAGCCGCAACTCACCAAGTTGCAGTACGCGAAATGCTGGATTGCGACGCTGTGCTGGCTGCTGAAAAACCAAAACGACCGCTTTTCCCTGCTGGCACTGAACGATCGCGGCAACCGGCATGTGCCCGAGGGCCAGGGCGAAGGCCACCACCGACGCATTGCGCTGGAACTGGAATCCCTCGAGGCCGCCGGCCACTGGCCGGACAGCACGCAACTGGCACCGGTGTGGGCGCGATTTGAACAGCCCTGCCAGGTGGTGCTGGTGAGCGACTTCTTCGAGCGCGATGCAAACGGGAATGGGAACGGAGAAGCCACCGGGGAACTCAGCCGCTTTGCCGCGCGCCTGCACGCTGCCGGCAGACCCTGCCTGCCAATGCAGATACTGGTGGAGGCAGAACAGACATTCCCGTTCCATGGCGACCTCCGAATCCGCGATCCGGAAGCGCCCGGTATTACCGAGCTTGGGGCATCACAACAGCGCAACGAATACCTCGCCGCCTTTGCCTCGGCACAGAGACAGCTCGCCGCGCACTTTGCCGCGCGCGAGTGTCCGCTGATTACCACCACGGTGGAAACCCCCATAGAGCAGTCGCTGCGCGCATTCATCGGCGCACACGGGAGGATCGGTTGA